GGCTTGTCCCCGCCGAAGCGGGCGCCCGGCACGTGGGGAAGGGTCCAGGACTGCTCGTAGCGGTCACCGGCGCGAAAGTACTGGGTGTTGAGATGGGTCCGCTGGTCCAGGAGGTAGCTGCACGCGAACGCCACCGCGTCCGGGTCGCCGCCGACCGTGCCCCTGAGGTCCAGGATCAGCGTGCACGCGCGCGTGGCCAGCGTGAACGCCGCCGACAACGGCTCCGCCGACCAGGCCAAGGGGAACAGCAGCGGGGTGAGTTCGAGCACCGCGGCCCCGCCGTCCAGGAGCTGCACACGCGGCACTCCGCCCAGGGAAGCCGTGAACGTGCGGCGGAGTTGGGCCTGGTCGACCGGCCCCTCGCCCTTCTCCAGTGGTTCGGGATGGAATTTCAGGCTCAGATGCCGGTCGCCGTTCTCCGACTGCAGGTCGGCCGTGACCCGGGTGCCGAGTTCCGCCGGGTCGGCGGTGTCGTACGCCCCCTGGGCCAGCCGGCCGCGCAGCCGGGCCGCGAGCCGGTCCGCCACCTCGGGGAAGACGTAGTGGTCGAGGACGAGTCGGGCCGTCTCCTCGATGACGGCCTGAACATCGGTGACGGGGGCGGGCGTTGCTGTCGGTGTGGTCATGAGCGAGGAGTAGAGCACCGGGCTTGCCAAAGCGTCAAGGAAATTAGACGCTTTACGCCATGACCGGACCCGAGCCACCCGAGAACGGCGCCGACGGCGTGCTGGACATCTCCACGCCCGAGCAGTTCGCCGCGCTCGCCCACCCGCTGCGCCAGCGCCTGCTCTTCGCACTGACCCATGAAGCCGCCACGATCAGCCAGTTGGCGGTGCGCCTCGGCGTGGCCAAGGGCAGCGTGGCGCACCACCTGAAGACGCTGCACGCGGCGGGGCTGGTGCGTATCACGCAGACCCGCAAGGTCCGGGGCGGCACCGAGCAGTACTACCGGCGGACCGCGCGCCGGCTGAGGATCGCCGAGCCGCGCGCGGCCGACCGGGCGGCTCTGTTGAACGCCGTCGCCCAGGAGGTCGAGCGCTCCCCCGACGACCACCTGCTGAGCCTGCGCCACCTGCGCCTGAGCCCCGAACGGGCCCGGAGGTTGCGCGAGACGCTGGCCGAGCTGGTGGACGAGGCGGAGGAGGACGGCGCCGACCAGCCGGTGCACGGCGTGCTGGTGGTGATGTACGAACAGGAGCGGGAACGGCCCTGAGCCGACGAGGGACTGCTCTCCGGGAAGCTCGCCTCACTGCTGCGGCGCAACCGCCGGGTGGCCCGGGGTCTGGACCACTTCGGGGGGACGGTGTTCGCCGGGCTCGCGGTGCGCGCGACATGTCAACCATCGGTTGACAGCCATGGGGGCGCAACCTACGGTTGACACATGGCGACCAACCCGAACATCACGGCATCCGTACGCCTCGACGACCTCATCGAGGCCATCAAGAAGGCCCACAACGAACCCCTCGAGCAGCTCCAGGACGCGGTGATCGCCGCCGATCACCTCGGTGACGTGGCCGACCACCTGATCGGCCACTTCGTGGACCAGGCACGGCGCTCCGGCGCGTCCTGGACGGAGATCGGCCGGAGCATGGGCGTCACCCGGCAGGCGGCGCAGAAGCGGTTCGTGCCCAAGGAGTCCGCCGGCCTCGGCCCCGAGGACTTCAGCCGGTACACCCCGCGCGCGCGGAACGTGGTCATCGCCGCGCACAACGAAGCGGTGGCGGCTCGCAACACCGAGGGCCGGCCCGAGCACCTGGTCCTCGGACTGCTCGCCGAACCGGACGGCCTGGCCGCGAAGGCGATCACCGCTCAGGGCGTGCTCCTCGACTCCGTACGGCAGGCCGCGACCGCCGCGCTCCCGCCCGCCGCGGAGAAGGCCCCGGACCTCGTCCCCTACGGCCCCGACGCCAAGAAAGCCCTGGAACTCACCTTCCGCGAGGCCCTGCGGCTCGGCCACAACTACATCGGCACCGAGCACATCCTGCTGGCGCTCCTGGAGCAGGAGAACGGCGAGGGCGTCCTCAGCGGCCTCGGCATCACCAAGGCCGCGACCGAGGAGCACATCGCCGAGATGCTGTCGCTGCTGCTGGAGCAGACGAAGGCGGCGACGGGGAAGGAGGCCGGACCGACCTCCTCCGAAAAGTGAGACAGCGGACTGAAACCGCAGGTCGGAGCGATTGTCAGACCCGGCTGCCACACTCGCAGTCATGACGGACCGGTGGGCGCTCGCACCGGCCGAGGACGGAGGCGTGGAGATCGCCCCCCTCGGCCCGGACGGGCTGCCCGCCGGGCCGGTGCGGCGGGAGAGCGATCTCGCCGGGGCGGTGCGGAGCCGCCCGGAGGTGACCCGCTGGGTGTGGCGGTCCACCCCCGAGGTCTACCCGCGTCTGCTCGCCACGGGGGTGCGAGTGGAGCGGTGCTACGACATCGAGGACGCCGAGACACTCCTGCTGGGCCACGAGGGCCGGTACGGCGAGCCGCGCTCGGCCGCCGCCGCCCTGGCCCGCCTCCGGGGCGGCCCCGTGCCGCCCGACCCGCCCCAGCGCCCGGCCGAACCGGGCGCCCAGTCCCCGCTGTTCGAGCCCACCGGGGCCCGCCTGCCGCTGACCGACCTCCTCGCGGTCTACGCCGAGCAGCTCAGGCGGCACCAGCGGACCGCCCACCCCGACCGGATGCGGCTGCTGACGGCCGCCGAGTCGGCCGGGATGCTGGTGGCCGCCGAGATGAACCACGCGGGCGTGCCGTGGAGCGCCGAGGTCCACCGCCGCCTGCTGCACGAACTGCTCGGCGAGCGGTACGCGGGCGGCGGCGAGCCGCGCCGCCTCGCCGAGCTGGCCGACGAGATCTCCGCCGCCTTCGGCCGCCGGGTGCGCCCGGACCTGCCCGCCGATGTGATCAAGGCCTTCGCCCAGGCCGGCATCAAGGTGAAGTCCACCCGCCGCTGGGAGATCCGGTCCGTCGACCACCCGGCCGTGGAACCCCTGCTGGAGTACAAGAAGCTGTACCGCATCTGGGTGGCGCACGGCTGGTCCTGGTTGCAGGACTGGGTGCGCGACGGCCGTTTCCGTCCCGAGTTCCTCGCGGGCGGCACGGTCACCGGGCGCTGGGTGACCAACGGCGGAGGCGGCCTGCAGATCCCCAAGGTGATCCGCCGGGCCGTGGTCGCCGACCCCGGCTGGCGGCTGGTGGTGGCCGACGCCGACCAGATGGAGCCGCGCGTGCTCGCCGCGATCTCCCGTGACCCCGGCCTGATGGAAGTCGCCGGCCGGGACGGCGACCTCTACCAGTCCGTCTCCGACCGAGCCTTCTCCGGTGACCGCAACCAGGCCAAGCTCGCCGTGCTCGGCGCGATCTACGGCCAGACCTCGGGGGACGGCCTGAAGAACCTCGCCGCGCTGCGCCGCCGCTTCCCCCAGGCCGTCGCGTACGTCGACGAGGCGGCCCGCGCGGGTGAGGAGGGCCGGCTGGTGCGCACGTGGCTGGGCCGTACCTGCCCGCCCGCCGCCGGCGCCGGCGAGGACGCCGCGGAGGAGGCGGGCATCCCCGTCGGCGACGACGACACCGACCCGCGGGGCGACGGCCAGGCGCCCTGGGTGCCCGGCTACGCCTCCACCAACTCCCGGGCGCGCGGCCGCTTCGCGCGGAACTTCGTCGTCCAGGGCAGCGCCGCCGACTGGGCGCTGCTGATGCTCGCCGGGCTGCGCCGGGCCTGCGCGGACCTCAAGGCCGAGCTGGTCTTCTTCCAGCACGACGAGGTGATCGTGCACTGCCCCGCCGAGGAGGCCGACACGGTCGTCCAGGCCATCCGGTCCTCCGCCGACCTCGCCGGGCGACTGACCTTCGGCGACACACCGGTGCGCTTTCCGTTCACGACGGCGGTGGTGGAGTGCTATGCCGACGCCAAGTGAGACCTGTGCGGGCGCACTCCGAGCAGTGACCGGGGGCCGCCGGGCAGGCATGCGGGGCTGCCGGGCAGGCATCGGGGGCGGTGCGGGGATTCTCCGGTGGCTTCGGAAAGGCCGCGGCCAAGCGCTCCGGTCGCTTCGAAGGGGCCCCGGCGAAGCACTCCGGTCACTCCGCGAGAAGGTCCCGCAGCTCCGCCACGATCGCCTGCTCGTCGGTGCCGTCCAGTGCCGCGAGCGCGGCACGCCAGGTGTCGTACGCCTCGGTCCGCCGGCCTCGCGCGCTCAGCAGCAGCCCGTGCTGGTGCCGGGCCAGGCCGCCCATGTAGCGGTCGGCGCGGGCGTCGGCCCGGCGCAGCAGCTCGGCGCACTCGCGGGCCGCCCGCTCGGTCTCGCCGAGCTGCCGCAGCGCACGGACCAGGCCGAGCCGGGTCTGGGACTCGCCGTGCCAGTCGCCGTGATCGCCGAGGATGCGCAGGCTCTCCTCGAAGTGCCGGGCGGCGGCGGCCGGTTCGCCGAGGGTGAGATGGGCGTAACCGATGTTGCAGTGCGCCGAGTGCTGCACGATGACGGCGCCGAGTTCGTTCCCGATCGCCAGGGAGAGCCTGTGCTGCTCGATGGCGGCGCGCGGATCGGTGTGCTCGTAGAGGTTGCCGAGGTGGCTGTGGGTGACGGCCTCTCCGTACGGGTCGTTCAACTGCCGCGAGTACGCAAGGCTCTGCCGCAGCGCCTCCTCGGACTCCGCGTACCGCCCGAGCCCCTCCAGGAGCAGTCCCCGGTTGTTCAGGGAGCGCCTGATCCTGGAAAGGACACCGAGCTGCCGCCAGATCTCCAGGGACCGGTCGGTGAGGGCGAGGGCGTCCTTCTGCCGGCCGGTGAGGAAGTGCATGGCCGCCAGGTCGCCCAGTGCGTAGGCCTCGGCCGCCGCGTCCCCGAGCCGCCGCGCCGCCCCGAGCGCGGCCCGCCCCAGCACCTCCATCTCGGCCACCCGGCCGGCGCGCTGGACATAGGGGAAGAGCAGCCGGGCGAGCGTCGACAGATGGGCGGCCCGCACCGGATCCGCCGTATCCGCGTTCCGGGACACCAGGGCGACGACGTTCTCCAGCTCGACGTCGCCCCACCCATGGGCTTGCTCGGCCGATTCGAAGCGGGCCAGCCCGGCCACGTCGGCCGCGTGCTCCGGCGGCTGCGCGGAGGTCGGCCGACGCCGGTCGTCCAGGTCGATCCCGGCCTCCACGACAGCCTCCAGCACCCGCTCGGCGACGGCGGCGTACCAGCGGAGAGCGGTGAGGTCGGGCGCGGATGCGGGACCGTGACCGGGAGCGCGACCGTGGTCGGGAGCGGGACCGTGCTCCCGAGGGTGACCGTGCTCCTGAGCGGGGATCGCGGGCGGGTCGGGTGCGGCTGCGGAACCGGCCACAGCGGTGCGCGCGGACGCTGCTCCGGTGGCGGGTGCGGCAGGCGGCGTGGACACGGCGGTGGAGGCAGTCGTGGCGGCGTGCGCGGCTCGGACGGCCTGATCCGGACACGAGCCGGAGCACGACCCGACGCCGGGGGCGGTGCCGGACACGGCTCCGGACTCCGTACCGGGCAGCGCCCCCGCCCCCGTGCCGGACCCTGTACCGACCGACGCATCCGCGCCCGCGCTGGACACCGTGCCGGACCCGGTACCGACCGACGCATCCGGCCTCGTGCCGGACACCGCGCCGGACCCGGTACCGACCGACGCATCCGGCCTCGTGCCGGACACCGCGCCGGACCCGGTACCGACCGACGCATCCGTCCTCGTGCCGGACACCGCGCCGGACCCGGTACCGAGCGAAGCCCCGGGCTCCCTTCGGCCCTTCTCCTCCTCCCCCGCGTCCGCGTCCGCCAGTTCGCGGGCGAAGTCGCGGACCAGGTCGTGGGGGGCGTAGCGGCCGTAGGTGGTCTCCTCCAGGAGGGCGACGTCGACCAGGCGGTCCAGGGCGGCTTCGGCGCGGCGTTCGTCGATGCCGGTGAGGCGGGCGATCAGGGGGGCGCCGTAGGTCGGCAGGTCGAGCGCGCCGATGCGGCGCAGGGCGAGGGCCGCGTCCCGGTCCGCCTCACGCTGGGCGGCGGCGAGCGCGTCGTGGGCGACGGCCAGGGAACGCCGGACGCTCAGGTCGTCGTACTCGAGGTGGCGCAAGCGCCCGCCGGTCTCGGCGAGTTGGCCCGCGAGCACGTCCGGGGTGAGGGCGCGGCGGGCGGCGAGCCTGGCGGCCACGACACGCAGCGCCAGCGGCAGCCGGCCGGTCAGCTCGACCAGCGCGTGACCGGCGTCCAGCCCCTCGCGTCCGCTCACCGCGCGCAGCAGTGCCGCGCTGTCCTCGCCGGTCAGCGGGCCGAGCGGGAAGCGTCGGGCGCCGTCGAGTGCGGTCAGCGGCGAGCGGCTGGTGACGATCACCGCGCAGCCGGGTCCGGCCGGCAGCAGAGGCCGTACCTGGGCCGCGGTCGCCGCGTCGTCCAGTACCAGCAGCACACGGGCGGGGGCGAGCAGCGAGCGGAGCAACGCGGCCGCCGCGTCCGGGTGTTCGGGGATGCTGCGCGGCGCGACGCCGAGGTCCCGGAGCAGCGCGGCGAGCGCCTGGACGGAGGTGAGCGGGGTCATGCCCGGCGTGGCGCCGTGCAGGTTGACGTACAACTGCCCATCGGTGAAACGTTCCCGCAGCTCATGTGCGACGTGCAGCGCGAGTGCGCTCTTGCCGACGCCCGCCATGCCGCTGAGCACGGCGACGGCGGGTGCCGGGGCGGCCGGCTCGGTGAGCGCCTGCCGCAGTGCCCGGCGTACGTCGACGCGCCCGGTGAAGTGCGCGGGCGGTGGCGGGAGTTGGGCGGGTCGCGGAGCCGGCCGGGTGTCCGACGGGACGCCGTCCTCCCGCCCGGACGGGGTTTCCGCCGGCTCCTCCGTGCCGCCCAAGTCATCGGCCGCGCCGACCTGTTGGTGTACGGCGCCCGCCTGACGGCTGTCGCGTTCCTCCTCCGCCCGCTGTCCGCCCTCGTCGCTCCCTCGCAGCACCTCGACGTGCGCCTCGCGGACCGCGGGGCCGGGCTCGACGCCGAGTTCCTCGATCAGGCGGGCGCGCAGATCGCGGTGGACGGCGAGGGCCTCGGCGTGGCGGCCGGTGCGGTGCAGCGCGAGCATGAGCTGGCGGTGGTAGGCCTCGCGCAGCGGGTACTCGGCGACCAGCGCCGCGAGTTCCGGCACGATGCCGGCCAACCGTGAGCCGCCGAGGGCGAGTTCGGCGTCGTAGCGCCATTCCAGCAGCAGCCGGCGCGCCTCCTGGAGGCGCTGCACCAGGGCATAACCGCCGAGGTCGGCCGGCAGCCCGCTGAGCGGGGTGCCGCGCCAGAGCGCGAGTGCGGCAGCACAGGCCCGTACGACACCGGGCCAGTCTCCGCGGGCGTGGGCGGCACGCGCCTCGGCGACCCGGGCGTCGAAGACGTGCACGTCCAACTCGCCCTGGTCGACGCGCAGGAGGTACCCCGGCGGGACGGCCCTGAGCCGGTCGGGGTCGTCCAGGAGGCGGCGCAGCCGGGTGACGTGGTTGTGCAGGGACGCCTGTGCGGACACGGGCGGCGCCCCGCCCCACAGGGCGTCCTTCAGCGACTCCACCGACACCACGCGGCCCGGTTCCAGCAACAGCGCGGCGAGCAGGGCGCGCACCTTGGGACTGCCGATGGCGCGAACGCCGTTGTCGAAGGTGTCGTCCGGGACTTGGCGCGGCGTCGCGAGGGCGGCGGAGGCGGACGTGCGGGTACGGGTACCGGCGGCAGCCGGGTCGCCGGAATGGGCGTCGGAGCTGTTGCACGAGATCCCGAACGGCGGTCGGTCGTACAGGACGGGCGGCCCCAGCAGCCCGAACCGCAGCTCGCACCGCCGCATCTCGCGCTCCACTGCCTTCCCGCCGACCGCCTTTCCGCCGACTGCCTTTGCACGCTGCCGGGGCCGGCCGCGCTCCGCGACGGACCCTCGCCCGCCTGTCTGACGCAATTCCGCCCTGCACAGGGCTGTTTCGCGCCACCGTCTGCCGGCCGGACGAGGCAGGGATCAGCCTGCCACGGGCCCGTTCCGACAGACCGCTGACGAATTCCAGCCAGGGGGTCCGTCAGCCTACGGCAAACCGTTGGCCACATGTTAGCGATCCGTTGGCGCGTCCTGATCAGATCATTTCCATCGGATCTGGATCTACGGCGCGCGCGTATGACGCGTAACTCGGGGGAGTGTCGCCGCAGTCCGGGTCCGGGGACGCAAGGGGCCCCGGTCGGCGGAGGTGAACGCCCGGGGCCCCGCGTCCCGTTCCCTTCTCCCGCCGGCTTCGCCCACTCTGCGCCGGGCATCATCCACCGGCGTGCCCCTCTCGCGAACCCCTCCCGGCCCGGCAGGCGTCCCCGCCTCAGATCACCGGCGGACGCCCCAGCCTGGTCAGCCGCCACACCGTTCGCCAGCGCATGGGGCGGCGTTCGCCCGCCGGTTCGCGGAGTCCTTCCACGAACCCGCCGAACCAGGCTTTGAGCCCGGCCGGCGAACGTGTGCGGGCGAGCGTGAGCAGCGTCCACACCCCGAGGTGCACGGGGACGAGCGGCCACGGCAGCCGGCGCCGGACGAGCCAGACGCGGTTGCGGGCGTTGACGCGGTAGTAGATGGCGTGCCGGGCCGGTGAGGTCTTGGGGTGCTGGAGGAGCAGCTCCGGTGCGTAGAGGATCTTCCAGCCGGCGTCGACGGCGCGCCAGGCGAGGTCGGTCTCCTCGTGCGCGAAGAAGAACTCGGCGGGCCAGTCCCCGGTCTCCGCCAGCATCGCCATGCTCAGGGCGTGCCCGCCGCCGAGGAAGCCGGTGACGTAACCGCCGCGCATCGGGTCGGAGTCGCCGACGCGGGGCACGTGCCGCTGCTGGGTCTCGCCGTGCTCGTCGGCGATGCGGAAGCCGACGATGCCGAGGCGGGGGTCGGCGGCGTACAGGTCCCGTACCCGGCTCAGCACATCGGCGTCGACGAGCAGGCCGTCGTCGTCCAGTTCCACCACGACGTCCACGTCGCCGTACTCCCGCAGCCGGGCGAGCGCGACGTTGCGGCCGCCCGGACAGCCGAGGTTCTCCTCGACGTCGATGGTGGTGACCTCGCCGGGCAGGGAGAGCCGGCGGGCGAACTCGGGCAGCCGGCAGCCGTTGCCGACGATCACGATGCGGGCGGGGGCGAGGTCCTGCTTGGCCACGGACTCCAGCAGGGCGTCGACCTCGGCGGGCCGATTCCCCATGGTCACCACGGCGACGGCGATCCTCGGCTCCACCACGTAACCTCACCCCATCCGGCCGACGGCGGCACCGCGCCCTGACCGCGCGGCGCCCGCCGTTCACCAAGATGTTGCCTCACCTACGGCCGTTGCTCGGGAACCGATCCGCTTTGCATCCTTTTTGCGGTGCTTTGCCTGCGCCGGACGAGCCCGACCCCAGGGCCTGCCCGCACCGCCGAGGAGCTCCCGCAGGCCCTGCCGGCGGCCTGGGCCGCCGCCGTCGGCGACCCAGGCGCGGCAGTCACCTCTTGATCGTCACCCGGAGAGGGGCCAGGTCCGGGCTTGCGGCGGGCTTGTAGCTGCCGGCGGACAGCGGCTGAGCAGCCGTGGTCTGTGGCACCACGCCCTTGTAGTACGGCGTGTAGACGTAGTGGGTGCCCACTCCGATGGCCGCACCGATCTTGGGAATGACGGACGCGTCGACCGATCCCGTGCCGCCGAAGACGGCCACGTGGTACATGCTCGACGACATGCGCATCAGGTACCGCTTGGTGTCGTACGACAGCGAGGTGGTGTCGGTCCACAGCAGCGGACCGTACGTGGTCATCGCCGACGACGCGGAGACGCCGCCGCGCCAGCTGCCCACGGAGGCCACCGCGGCGTTCGAGGGCAGCGACCACCACAGGTCGGCGAGCTGCATGGCGTTCGACTGCGGGGTGCCGCCGGCGACCCGGTAATAGCTGTACTTGCTGGGCCAGTTCGGCATCTTGCCGGCGTTGTAGGCCTTGGCCAGCGCCGACTCGGCGTCGGTCCCCACCGTGATGATCTTCGTCGTGCTGGGACTGTACTTGTTGAGGTACCCGTAGACCGACGACGTCATGGTCGTACCGTCGGTCAGCACGAGGGTCGCGGTTCCGGAGCCGCCCATGGAACCGGCGGCGGAGCTCGCGGCCAGGGCGTTGTGGTAGTCGGTGCCGGTTGCCACGAAGACGTACTTCGGCGTGCTGGTGACGGTCTTGGCCACGGCCACGGAGGTGGAGCAGCGCGAGGTGCCGGACAGCCGCTTGGCCACGTATCCGAGCGAGGTCACCTTGGACGCCACCGTGCTGTTGAGGATGGTGCTCCCGCCGATCAGGTAGACCGTCTTCCCCTTCGGCAGCATGCGCTTGAGCTCCGTCTGCACCGGGGAGTCCAGGCCTGTGCCGGAGGTCATGAGCACCGGCCCCCGCTTCTTGCCGGCCAGCGATGTCGCGGTCGTGGCGTACGCCGAGTCGGACTTGCTGATGAGCACGGCCGCCTTGGCGTTCTCCAGGCCGGGAGTGCTCGTACCGACGGTGTTCCAGGTCCACTTGGACGCGGCGATGTTCGTGTCGTAGGAGTCGGAGCCCCAGACACGGGAGATCGCGTTGTCACGGAGCGGCTGCCAGGCGACGTTGGTGCCATCGGCCATGGGCACCTGCGTCTCCGTGGCCGTGCCGAGGTCGTGGATCCAGACCTGCGGGCCCTGGGGGACGTCCGGGTTGCCGGAGACGTAGATGTCGTACGCGATCCGGTCGCCCTGTGGCGACCAGGCGGGACGGTTGTGGTCGGTCGCGTCCGTGGTGAGCTGGGTCACCCCGGTGCCGTCGGTCCTCACCGTGAAGAGCTGCTTGTGACCGTCGATCCGTCGCGTGAAGGCCACCGACCTGCCGTCGGGGGAGATGCTCGGCTCGCTCGCGTCGTCGGCCACCTTGGTGAACGCGCCGGAACGGCCGTTGTAGACCCAGACGGCCGGGGTGCCGGCGGTGGCGCAGCTCGTCCCCGTCCGTACGAAGGCGAGCATGCCGTTCACCGCGCCGCTCGGCTGGGAGTCGCAGCCGTCGGCATCGGTGCCGAACAGGGCCTTGGGCGTGCGGGTGCCGTCGGCGGCGGTCAGTCGCAGCCGGCCGCCGGCCGTGAAGACGATGTCACCGCCGCCGTACCAGAAGGTCGGATCGTGCGGATGCCAGCCGCTGCCCGACGGCATGGGGATACGGATGCCGATGTCCTCGGAATCGGCCCATGCCGTGCCGATGTAGTCGCCGTTCACGAACGCGACCTGACTGCCGTCGGCGGACCAGGCGCCCTGGTTTCCGGACGTGCTGAACTGGGACTGCCAGGACCCGTCGGTGTTGATGAAGTGCATCCAGCCGCCGACGTCCGTGTACAGCAGCTTCCCGTCTCCGGCCTGCCCGCTGCTCTGGACGGCCGCCGCCGGACCCGGAAGCGTGGCGACGAGCCCCGCCGCGAGCGCGGCGGCGCCGGTGAGCGCCGCAAGTATGCGGCGCGTAAGCATGTTCATGTGCCCCCACAAGTGAATGAATGGCCGCCGTGCCCCTCCCCCAAGGTGAACGGACGGCGTCGTGATCGTCCGCACGGCAGCGGCGAAACAGTAGCGGCAGGCCGCGGCATCTGTGAAGGCAGTGGCCACACGGGTAAAGCGCTGGTCGGAGGGCGGACCGGACGGCCGGACAGGCGGCGGTGCCCGGCTCTGCCCTCCCGTACGTCGCCGCCGAGCCGATTCCCGGCGGGCGATGGCGCGTGGTGCGAGCCGGCGCCCGAGTCGACCGGCGACCGCTGGAAGAGCGGATCCCGGACGTCATCGCGGGTGATGGGCTGGAAGAGGGGATGCGATGCGCCGTGGGGGAGACCACTTCGTGCCGCGTCCACTGAACGAGAAAGCCCAGCTCAGAGACTTTCCGAGCTGGGCTTCAGTGGAGCCGCTTTCGGGATTCGAACCCGAGACCTACGCATTACGAGTGCGTTGCTCTGGCCATCTGAGCTAAAGCGGCGTGCTGCCCGCACCATGGTGCGATCGGCAACGTCGGTAAGTCTACACAGTTTCCCGGGGTGCTTCGTACCGGCCCCGGAGCGCGTGGCTCCGGGGTCGGCGGCGGGGCTATGAGCAGCGCTTTCCGGCGGGTGGCGGGGTGCCTCGCAGCAAGTAGGCGCGGATCGCCGAGTCGATGCAGGTGCTGCCGCGGCCGAAGGCGGTGTGGCCGTCGCCGGCGTAGGTCAGCAGGCGGCCCGAGGAGAGCTGGCGGGCCAGGGAGAGGGCCCAGCGGTACGGGGTCGCCGGGTCGCGGGTGGTGCCGACCACCACGATCGGCGCCGCGC
This genomic interval from Streptomyces sp. NBC_00557 contains the following:
- a CDS encoding cell wall-binding repeat-containing protein codes for the protein MNMLTRRILAALTGAAALAAGLVATLPGPAAAVQSSGQAGDGKLLYTDVGGWMHFINTDGSWQSQFSTSGNQGAWSADGSQVAFVNGDYIGTAWADSEDIGIRIPMPSGSGWHPHDPTFWYGGGDIVFTAGGRLRLTAADGTRTPKALFGTDADGCDSQPSGAVNGMLAFVRTGTSCATAGTPAVWVYNGRSGAFTKVADDASEPSISPDGRSVAFTRRIDGHKQLFTVRTDGTGVTQLTTDATDHNRPAWSPQGDRIAYDIYVSGNPDVPQGPQVWIHDLGTATETQVPMADGTNVAWQPLRDNAISRVWGSDSYDTNIAASKWTWNTVGTSTPGLENAKAAVLISKSDSAYATTATSLAGKKRGPVLMTSGTGLDSPVQTELKRMLPKGKTVYLIGGSTILNSTVASKVTSLGYVAKRLSGTSRCSTSVAVAKTVTSTPKYVFVATGTDYHNALAASSAAGSMGGSGTATLVLTDGTTMTSSVYGYLNKYSPSTTKIITVGTDAESALAKAYNAGKMPNWPSKYSYYRVAGGTPQSNAMQLADLWWSLPSNAAVASVGSWRGGVSASSAMTTYGPLLWTDTTSLSYDTKRYLMRMSSSMYHVAVFGGTGSVDASVIPKIGAAIGVGTHYVYTPYYKGVVPQTTAAQPLSAGSYKPAASPDLAPLRVTIKR